One genomic segment of Novosphingobium sp. RL4 includes these proteins:
- a CDS encoding outer membrane protein has product MNRIIAGIMAAASVMAASPAFAETFDGPYVGVQAGLNHDRARGADTDIGEVNVRDSRDSFIGGAFAGYNYRLTPHVVIGAEGSFDIGADDALRSGAAVIDPNHSFDLSARAGYLVTPETLLYVRGGYENMRARISDGTATGHDTFDGWSVGGGVERAILQNVTARIEYRYSDLGNNDHDFDRHQALVGVAYHF; this is encoded by the coding sequence ATGAACAGGATTATCGCAGGGATCATGGCCGCAGCTTCCGTGATGGCGGCTTCCCCCGCCTTCGCCGAAACGTTCGACGGCCCCTATGTCGGCGTTCAGGCCGGCCTGAACCACGACCGCGCGCGCGGCGCGGATACCGACATCGGCGAAGTCAACGTGCGCGATTCCCGCGACAGCTTCATCGGCGGCGCCTTTGCAGGCTATAACTACAGGCTCACGCCCCATGTCGTGATCGGCGCGGAAGGCAGCTTCGACATCGGCGCCGACGATGCCCTGCGCAGCGGCGCAGCCGTGATCGACCCGAACCATTCCTTCGACCTGTCGGCCCGCGCCGGCTACCTCGTGACCCCGGAAACGCTGCTCTATGTGCGTGGCGGCTACGAGAACATGCGCGCCCGCATTTCGGATGGCACGGCGACCGGTCATGATACGTTCGATGGATGGAGTGTGGGCGGCGGCGTGGAGCGCGCGATCCTGCAGAACGTAACGGCCCGCATCGAGTATCGTTATTCCGATCTCGGCAACAACGACCATGACTTCGACCGCCATCAGGCGCTTGTCGGCGTAGCCTACCACTTCTGA
- the poxB gene encoding ubiquinone-dependent pyruvate dehydrogenase, protein MARNVADQFIATLEAAGVKRIYGLVGDSLNGLTDAIRARGTIEWIHVRHEEVAAFAAGAEAHLTGSIAVCAGSCGPGNLHLINGLFDCHRSRVPVLAIAAHIPSPEIGSGYFQETRPQDLFRECSHYCELVSDPSQMPRSLEIAIRTAIGEKGVSVVVIPGDVALQPATAAAEPPPASLLPRPPVVVPDEPDLAALAAMFDDESRVTILCGSGCAGAHAEVVALAERLQAPIVHALRGKEHVEYDNPYDVGMTGLIGFSSGYYAMMDTDVLLMLGTDFPYRQFYPAGSGVRTVQVDIRPGQLGRRTSLDLGVVGDVGATVRALLPRLRARTDGRHLEKALKHYRRAREDLDSQAVGRPGKTPIHPQQVARAISDLAADDAVFTFDVGLPTVWAARYLRMNGRRRLIGSLWHGSMANAMPMAIGAQSAFPGRQVISLSGDGGLAMLMGDLLTLRQNRLPAKIVVFNNGTLGFVEVEQKSTGFLPFGTDLDNPDFAAMAEAIGIKGIRLEDPADVEQGIRRAFEHDGPVLIDAVVARTELPIPPKINAEMAKGFTLYMVKAVMSGRGDEIVDLARTNLWH, encoded by the coding sequence ATGGCCAGGAACGTAGCGGACCAGTTCATCGCCACGCTGGAGGCAGCGGGCGTGAAGCGGATCTACGGTCTCGTCGGAGACAGTCTGAACGGACTGACCGATGCCATCAGGGCTCGCGGCACCATCGAATGGATCCATGTCCGCCATGAGGAAGTCGCCGCCTTCGCCGCCGGGGCCGAGGCGCATCTCACCGGAAGCATCGCGGTTTGCGCGGGAAGCTGCGGCCCGGGCAACCTCCACCTCATCAACGGACTGTTCGACTGTCATCGCTCGCGCGTGCCGGTGCTGGCCATCGCCGCCCATATTCCCTCGCCGGAAATCGGCTCCGGCTATTTCCAGGAAACCCGGCCGCAGGACCTCTTCCGCGAGTGCAGTCATTACTGCGAACTCGTGTCCGATCCGTCGCAAATGCCGCGCAGCCTTGAAATCGCCATTCGCACCGCGATCGGGGAAAAGGGCGTCTCCGTTGTCGTCATTCCCGGAGACGTGGCCTTGCAACCGGCGACCGCCGCTGCCGAGCCCCCGCCCGCCTCGCTCCTGCCCCGACCGCCCGTGGTGGTCCCGGACGAGCCGGACCTCGCGGCGCTGGCGGCGATGTTCGACGACGAGAGCCGTGTCACGATCCTGTGCGGCTCGGGCTGCGCCGGCGCTCACGCGGAAGTGGTGGCCCTGGCCGAGCGGCTCCAGGCGCCCATCGTCCATGCGCTGCGGGGGAAGGAACATGTCGAATACGACAACCCCTACGACGTGGGCATGACCGGCCTGATCGGATTTTCCTCGGGCTACTATGCGATGATGGATACCGACGTGCTGCTGATGCTGGGCACGGACTTTCCCTATCGCCAGTTCTATCCGGCGGGCAGCGGCGTGCGGACCGTGCAGGTCGATATCCGGCCCGGCCAGCTCGGCCGCCGCACTTCGCTGGACCTCGGGGTGGTGGGCGATGTCGGCGCTACGGTGCGGGCCTTGCTGCCCCGCCTGCGGGCAAGGACGGATGGCAGGCATCTGGAAAAGGCGCTCAAGCATTATCGCCGCGCCCGCGAGGACCTCGATTCGCAGGCGGTAGGCCGTCCCGGCAAGACGCCGATCCATCCGCAGCAGGTCGCCAGGGCGATCAGCGATCTTGCGGCGGACGATGCGGTGTTCACCTTCGATGTCGGGCTGCCTACCGTATGGGCCGCCCGCTACTTGCGGATGAACGGCAGGCGGAGACTGATCGGTTCGCTGTGGCATGGCTCCATGGCCAATGCGATGCCGATGGCCATCGGCGCCCAGAGCGCCTTTCCCGGCCGGCAGGTGATCTCGCTATCGGGCGATGGCGGGCTGGCCATGCTGATGGGAGACCTGCTAACCCTGCGGCAGAACCGGCTCCCGGCGAAGATCGTGGTCTTCAACAACGGCACGCTCGGTTTCGTGGAGGTGGAGCAGAAATCGACCGGTTTCCTGCCGTTCGGAACCGATCTCGACAATCCCGACTTTGCCGCCATGGCCGAGGCGATCGGCATCAAGGGCATTCGTCTCGAAGACCCTGCCGATGTCGAGCAGGGGATCCGCCGTGCGTTCGAGCATGACGGCCCGGTCCTGATCGACGCGGTCGTCGCGCGGACGGAACTGCCCATTCCGCCCAAGATCAATGCCGAGATGGCCAAGGGCTTCACCCTCTACATGGTCAAGGCCGTGATGAGCGGCCGGGGTGACGAGATCGTCGATCTGGCGCGGACCAATCTCTGGCATTGA
- the cobO gene encoding cob(I)yrinic acid a,c-diamide adenosyltransferase — MVQRSDEQHAEKMKKKQAAHDKIMAGKTVEKGLLIVHTGKGKGKTTAALGMVVRAIGHGKKVGVVQFVKGAMTTGEKVVFDAFPDQVEFKPMGEGFTWNTQDRARDIELSREAWEEVKRMVADPGYDMVLADELNIVLRYDYLPLDEVLDVLTARGEMKHVLVTGRNAPEALMEAADLVTEMTLVKHPFRSGVKAQAGIEF; from the coding sequence ATGGTGCAACGCAGTGACGAACAGCACGCCGAGAAGATGAAGAAGAAGCAGGCCGCGCATGACAAGATCATGGCCGGAAAGACGGTCGAAAAGGGCCTGCTGATCGTCCACACCGGCAAGGGCAAGGGCAAGACGACCGCCGCGCTCGGAATGGTGGTGCGCGCCATCGGCCACGGCAAGAAAGTGGGCGTCGTCCAGTTCGTGAAAGGCGCGATGACCACCGGCGAGAAGGTCGTCTTCGATGCCTTCCCGGATCAGGTCGAATTCAAGCCGATGGGCGAAGGCTTCACCTGGAACACGCAGGACCGCGCCCGCGACATCGAACTCTCGCGCGAGGCGTGGGAGGAAGTGAAGCGGATGGTCGCCGATCCGGGCTATGACATGGTGCTGGCGGACGAACTCAATATCGTGCTGCGCTATGACTATCTGCCGCTGGACGAAGTGCTGGACGTACTGACCGCGCGCGGCGAGATGAAGCATGTGCTCGTCACCGGCCGCAACGCCCCCGAAGCGCTGATGGAAGCCGCTGATCTCGTGACCGAGATGACGCTGGTGAAGCATCCGTTCCGTTCGGGCGTGAAGGCACAGGCCGGCATCGAATTCTGA
- the msrB gene encoding peptide-methionine (R)-S-oxide reductase MsrB, producing the protein MPTYKKTDEAIARLTPEQFHVTQHSGTERPGSGEYLGNKRAGIYVDIVSGEPLFASSDKYESGCGWPSFTKPIEPANVSELRDTSHGMIRTEVRSAHGDSHLGHVFEDGPRDRGGLRYCINSAALRFVPREDMETEGYGDYLDQVEEIGHRG; encoded by the coding sequence ATGCCGACCTACAAGAAAACCGACGAGGCGATCGCACGCCTGACCCCCGAGCAGTTCCACGTAACCCAGCACAGCGGGACCGAGCGCCCCGGCTCAGGCGAATACCTTGGCAACAAGCGCGCCGGAATCTACGTGGACATCGTTTCGGGCGAGCCGCTGTTCGCCTCCTCGGACAAGTACGAGTCCGGCTGCGGCTGGCCGAGCTTCACCAAGCCCATCGAACCGGCCAACGTCAGCGAGTTGCGCGACACCAGCCATGGCATGATCCGCACCGAAGTGCGCTCCGCACACGGCGACAGCCACCTCGGCCACGTGTTCGAGGACGGGCCGCGCGATCGGGGCGGATTGCGGTATTGCATCAATTCGGCCGCCCTGCGGTTCGTGCCGCGTGAAGACATGGAAACAGAGGGTTACGGCGATTATCTCGATCAGGTCGAGGAAATCGGCCACCGCGGCTGA
- the bluB gene encoding 5,6-dimethylbenzimidazole synthase: protein MPPRFGSEFREQLGELLAWRRDVRHFRSDPLGESVVAELLAAAQLAPSVGNSQPWRFVRVRSADLRETLAEHADTEKAAAGSGLADPARRAAYASLKLHGLREAPEIIAVFCDEGAAEGGGLGAATMPETRAYSVVLAVHTLWLAARAKGLGLGWISIVEPDFVTALLGVPPRWRFIALLCLGHPEEPDMVPELQRRGWQARLDWRTNVSER, encoded by the coding sequence ATGCCGCCGCGCTTCGGCTCCGAATTCCGGGAGCAGCTGGGCGAGCTGCTGGCATGGCGGCGTGATGTCCGCCATTTCCGCAGCGATCCGCTGGGTGAAAGCGTGGTGGCCGAACTGCTGGCGGCGGCGCAGCTTGCGCCGTCGGTGGGCAACTCGCAGCCCTGGCGGTTCGTGCGCGTCCGCTCGGCGGACTTGCGCGAAACACTGGCGGAGCATGCCGATACCGAAAAGGCCGCCGCCGGATCGGGCCTGGCAGACCCGGCCCGGCGTGCCGCCTATGCCTCGCTCAAGCTCCACGGCCTGCGCGAGGCGCCGGAGATCATTGCGGTATTCTGCGACGAAGGCGCCGCTGAGGGCGGCGGCCTCGGCGCGGCGACAATGCCGGAGACGCGGGCCTATTCGGTGGTGCTTGCCGTCCATACGCTTTGGCTGGCGGCACGGGCGAAAGGGCTGGGGCTGGGCTGGATATCCATCGTCGAGCCCGATTTCGTCACCGCGCTCCTGGGCGTGCCGCCGCGCTGGCGTTTCATCGCATTGCTGTGCCTGGGCCACCCCGAGGAACCGGACATGGTCCCCGAACTCCAGCGGCGGGGCTGGCAGGCGCGGCTCGACTGGCGAACGAACGTCAGCGAGCGTTGA
- a CDS encoding DHA2 family efflux MFS transporter permease subunit has translation MLRPRRRGIASVNAEVRDGIVPAAGSIAKTRDLGPAESGANYRLVALIIASALFMEFVDATVLATALPTMARDFSVRPQEMSVALTSYLLALAVFIPASGSLADRFGSRTVFRAAIVLFVLGSLACGQSRSLEMMVASRFVQGIGGAMMIPVGRLVLLRSVAKQDMVNAMSWLLVPALIGPIVGPPLGGFIVTYLDWRWIFYINLPMGMLGFWLTSRYIANIREDEPGRFDTLGFILSGISLGCLLFGFEMVSRPGEGAIAAGLIAVGVVAGFFYILHARRHEGSILDLALLKDDTFRLSVIAGSITRITQGAQPFLLPLMMQVGFGFSAARSGTITVATAIGSLAMKSFAPRLLRRFGFRRALIWNGVIATAGYAICGLFRPSWPVWTMFCVLALSGFFMSFQFTAYNTIAYDGVDKRHMSSATAFYSTFQQLMLSLGICVAAIALHLAMLASGNETPSLGDFSAAFWVVTSISLTATLWNLRFAPEAGGEISGHVQSEPDGETKREPA, from the coding sequence ATGCTGAGGCCCAGGCGGCGCGGTATCGCCTCCGTCAACGCGGAAGTGCGTGACGGCATCGTCCCGGCCGCCGGCTCCATCGCCAAGACCCGCGATCTCGGCCCAGCCGAATCCGGAGCGAACTACCGGCTCGTCGCGCTCATCATCGCGTCGGCACTGTTCATGGAATTCGTGGACGCCACGGTGCTCGCCACCGCCCTTCCCACCATGGCCCGCGATTTCAGCGTCCGCCCGCAAGAGATGAGCGTGGCGCTGACCTCTTACCTGCTAGCGCTTGCCGTATTCATTCCGGCTTCCGGCTCGCTGGCCGACCGCTTCGGATCGCGAACGGTGTTTCGTGCCGCGATCGTGCTGTTCGTGCTGGGCAGCCTTGCTTGCGGCCAGTCCCGATCGCTGGAAATGATGGTCGCCTCCCGCTTCGTGCAGGGGATCGGCGGCGCGATGATGATTCCGGTGGGGCGGCTCGTGCTGCTGCGCTCGGTCGCCAAGCAGGACATGGTCAATGCCATGTCCTGGCTGCTGGTGCCCGCGCTAATCGGGCCGATCGTGGGGCCGCCGCTCGGCGGGTTCATCGTGACCTATCTCGACTGGCGCTGGATCTTCTACATCAACCTGCCGATGGGCATGCTCGGGTTCTGGCTGACCAGCCGCTACATCGCCAATATCCGCGAGGACGAACCCGGTCGGTTCGATACCCTTGGTTTCATCCTCAGCGGTATTTCGCTCGGCTGCCTGCTGTTCGGCTTCGAAATGGTGAGCCGTCCCGGCGAAGGCGCCATCGCGGCGGGACTGATCGCCGTCGGCGTCGTGGCCGGGTTCTTCTATATCCTCCACGCCCGCCGGCACGAAGGCTCGATCCTCGATCTCGCCCTGCTCAAGGACGATACGTTCCGGCTTTCCGTGATCGCAGGTTCGATCACCCGCATCACGCAGGGCGCCCAGCCCTTCCTGCTGCCCCTGATGATGCAGGTCGGCTTCGGCTTTTCCGCCGCGCGCAGCGGCACGATCACGGTGGCAACCGCGATAGGTTCGCTGGCCATGAAGAGCTTCGCGCCCCGCCTGCTGCGCCGCTTCGGCTTTCGCCGCGCGCTGATCTGGAACGGCGTGATCGCCACCGCAGGCTATGCGATCTGCGGCCTGTTCCGCCCAAGCTGGCCGGTGTGGACGATGTTCTGCGTGCTGGCGCTGTCCGGCTTCTTCATGTCGTTCCAGTTCACCGCCTACAACACCATCGCCTATGACGGCGTGGACAAGCGCCACATGAGCAGCGCGACCGCGTTCTATTCGACCTTCCAGCAGCTCATGCTTTCGCTGGGCATCTGCGTGGCGGCGATCGCGCTGCACCTTGCCATGCTCGCCAGCGGGAACGAGACGCCCTCCCTTGGCGACTTTTCGGCGGCATTCTGGGTGGTGACCTCCATTTCGCTGACGGCAACGCTCTGGAACCTGCGCTTCGCGCCCGAGGCGGGCGGCGAGATCAGCGGACATGTCCAGTCCGAGCCGGACGGCGAAACGAAGCGCGAACCCGCCTAG
- a CDS encoding arylsulfatase, which produces MGWLLAATVLSGGTANAQEETGRAVLPVPTAPFDGTFAENVLDARPGTARPVSAPVGAPNMFVMMSDDVGFAMSSAFGGPVPTPNFERVAAQGQRYNRFHTTGICSPSRAALLTGRNHHAAGVGWLSDVPSPYPGYGGKILPETATVAQILRLNGYSTAMFGKHHNTPSNERSEAGPFDAWPTGLGFEYFYGFVSGDSDQYSPMLYRGVQRADPQDGPRELLDKRLADDMIRWIHNQKAGAPDKPFLAYLAPGSTHAPHQAPPAYIARFKGKFDQGWDKVREETFRRQVAMGIVPEGTRLTPRPPEIPAWDTLTPAQKAFAARTMEVAAAQLVFQDEQVGRVLDELQRMGQLDNTIVAIIEGDNGASAEAGPRGTINEMRSMGRHDEAEAWMTANLDRLGGPDTYESYPAGWTWAMNTPLRWTKQYASMLGGIRNGMILSWKGHVARPGSICGQFSHLVDMAPTLLDAAHVPMPANVLGSAQKPLDGRSLLPGLASCDPAMPRTQYFEIGGKVGLYHDGWFLSGDDGRMAWENLPPEGPRPRMQWSLYNLSKDFSQSTDLAAKEPERLKRMLELWQQEARRNNVFPLDHRFAMARAVAAMRPSGRKQFTFWGKDVSIPSTTEPVLIGRSFTLDADLRLDTASASGAVVALGSRFGGWSLYLDRGVPTFVWARSTDPDEIVRVRAAHALPQGATTLRLRFAVAKPGGPAEIALSTGGEELARGSLPTSILTPAGGGETLDIGRDLGVTVTDYPVPHGAIEGDIPRISITFD; this is translated from the coding sequence ATGGGGTGGCTGCTGGCGGCCACCGTGCTTTCGGGCGGGACGGCGAATGCGCAGGAGGAAACCGGGCGAGCGGTGCTGCCCGTGCCGACCGCGCCGTTCGACGGCACATTCGCCGAAAACGTCCTTGACGCGCGGCCGGGCACGGCAAGACCCGTCAGCGCTCCTGTCGGCGCGCCGAACATGTTCGTGATGATGAGCGACGACGTGGGCTTCGCCATGTCGAGCGCATTCGGCGGCCCGGTGCCGACACCCAATTTCGAGCGGGTCGCCGCGCAGGGCCAGCGCTACAACCGCTTTCACACCACCGGCATCTGCTCCCCCTCGCGCGCGGCGCTGCTGACCGGGCGCAACCACCATGCCGCAGGCGTGGGCTGGCTGAGCGACGTTCCCTCCCCCTACCCCGGTTATGGCGGAAAGATCCTGCCCGAAACCGCCACCGTCGCGCAGATCCTGCGGCTCAACGGCTACAGCACGGCCATGTTCGGCAAGCACCACAACACCCCGTCGAACGAACGCAGCGAGGCAGGCCCGTTCGATGCATGGCCCACGGGCCTTGGCTTCGAATATTTCTACGGCTTCGTCAGCGGCGACAGCGACCAGTATTCGCCGATGCTCTATCGCGGCGTCCAGCGCGCCGATCCGCAGGATGGCCCGCGCGAACTGCTGGACAAGCGGCTGGCGGACGACATGATCCGCTGGATTCACAACCAGAAGGCCGGAGCGCCGGACAAGCCGTTCCTCGCCTATCTCGCCCCCGGCTCCACGCATGCGCCGCATCAGGCGCCGCCCGCCTACATCGCGCGCTTCAAGGGCAAGTTCGACCAGGGCTGGGACAAAGTGCGCGAAGAGACCTTCCGCCGCCAGGTCGCGATGGGCATCGTTCCCGAAGGAACCCGGCTGACGCCCCGCCCGCCGGAAATTCCCGCGTGGGACACGCTCACCCCGGCGCAGAAGGCCTTTGCGGCGCGAACCATGGAAGTGGCCGCAGCGCAGCTCGTGTTCCAGGACGAGCAGGTGGGCCGGGTGCTGGACGAACTCCAGCGGATGGGCCAGCTGGACAACACCATCGTCGCGATCATCGAGGGGGACAACGGCGCCAGCGCCGAGGCCGGCCCGCGCGGCACGATCAACGAGATGCGCAGCATGGGCCGCCATGATGAGGCCGAAGCCTGGATGACGGCCAATCTCGACCGGCTCGGCGGGCCGGATACTTACGAAAGCTATCCGGCGGGCTGGACCTGGGCAATGAACACGCCGCTGCGCTGGACCAAGCAATATGCCTCCATGCTGGGCGGCATCCGCAACGGGATGATCCTGTCGTGGAAGGGCCACGTCGCCCGTCCCGGCAGCATCTGCGGGCAGTTCAGCCATCTGGTGGACATGGCGCCGACCCTGCTGGATGCCGCGCACGTGCCGATGCCGGCGAACGTGCTCGGCTCGGCGCAGAAGCCGCTCGACGGCCGCAGCCTCCTGCCCGGCCTCGCTTCCTGCGATCCGGCCATGCCGCGCACCCAATATTTCGAGATCGGCGGAAAGGTCGGCCTCTATCACGACGGCTGGTTCCTCTCGGGCGACGATGGCCGGATGGCCTGGGAGAACCTGCCGCCCGAAGGGCCCCGGCCCCGCATGCAATGGTCGCTCTACAATCTCTCGAAGGATTTCTCGCAGTCCACCGATCTTGCCGCGAAGGAGCCGGAAAGGCTGAAACGGATGTTGGAGCTGTGGCAGCAGGAAGCACGGCGCAACAACGTCTTCCCGCTCGATCACCGCTTCGCCATGGCCCGCGCCGTGGCGGCCATGCGCCCCAGCGGGCGCAAGCAGTTCACGTTCTGGGGCAAGGACGTGTCGATCCCCTCCACCACGGAACCCGTGCTGATCGGTCGTTCCTTCACGCTGGATGCGGACTTGAGGCTGGACACCGCCTCGGCCTCCGGTGCCGTCGTGGCGCTGGGAAGCCGCTTCGGCGGCTGGAGCCTCTACCTCGATCGCGGAGTGCCGACATTCGTCTGGGCCCGCTCCACCGACCCGGACGAGATCGTCAGGGTCCGCGCCGCCCATGCGCTGCCGCAGGGGGCCACGACCCTGCGTCTTCGCTTCGCCGTGGCAAAACCGGGCGGCCCGGCCGAAATCGCACTGAGCACCGGCGGTGAGGAACTGGCGCGCGGCTCACTGCCCACCAGTATCCTGACCCCGGCGGGCGGCGGCGAGACGCTGGACATCGGGCGCGACCTCGGCGTCACCGTCACGGATTATCCCGTGCCTCATGGCGCGATCGAGGGAGACATTCCGCGCATCTCCATCACGTTCGACTGA
- a CDS encoding LysR family transcriptional regulator, which translates to MEHVRLRHILAVARTGSFSRAAEEERITQPALSRSIAAFEQRHAVILFDRGRGGARPTPAGELVIEQARTLLAAADDLERSLRLYGTGDVGRVAFGLGPMLASLLLPDLGQALLRARPGLRIVTVTRPPEQLLPELLDDRIEMIVGNNWKMSHVPGTEKRDLGRVRLEVMVRAGHPLAGRTAVSTPDLDGYPTASAVELSSGGFGGRGGSFVCDNFHVLRDLVLRTDCVWLSSPAFVAGELEQGSLVRLAVSDLAPIDSEICMLLRRGRSRSPAALVVAAEIEAMLGRIGGDTALSAA; encoded by the coding sequence TTGGAACATGTCCGTCTTCGCCATATCCTCGCGGTCGCGCGTACGGGCAGCTTTTCGCGCGCGGCCGAGGAAGAGCGGATCACCCAGCCCGCCCTCAGCCGCAGCATCGCCGCGTTCGAACAGCGCCACGCGGTGATCCTCTTCGATCGCGGGCGCGGCGGCGCGCGGCCGACCCCGGCAGGCGAACTGGTGATCGAGCAGGCGCGGACCCTGCTCGCCGCCGCAGACGATCTGGAACGCAGCCTGCGGCTCTATGGCACGGGCGATGTCGGCCGCGTCGCCTTCGGGCTCGGCCCGATGCTGGCAAGCCTGCTGCTTCCCGATCTCGGGCAGGCGCTGCTCCGGGCGCGGCCGGGGCTGAGGATCGTGACCGTCACCCGCCCCCCGGAGCAATTGCTGCCCGAACTGCTGGACGACCGGATCGAGATGATCGTCGGCAACAACTGGAAGATGAGCCACGTTCCCGGCACGGAAAAGCGCGATCTGGGCAGGGTGCGGCTGGAGGTGATGGTCCGCGCGGGCCATCCGCTGGCGGGCCGGACTGCGGTGTCCACGCCGGATCTCGACGGCTATCCCACCGCAAGCGCCGTTGAGCTGTCCTCCGGCGGTTTCGGCGGGCGCGGGGGATCGTTCGTCTGCGACAACTTCCACGTCCTGCGCGACTTGGTGCTCAGGACCGATTGTGTCTGGCTGTCCTCGCCCGCCTTCGTGGCGGGGGAGCTTGAGCAAGGCAGCCTTGTCCGGCTGGCGGTAAGCGATCTGGCGCCGATCGACAGCGAGATCTGCATGCTCCTGCGGCGAGGGCGCTCCCGCTCACCCGCCGCGCTGGTGGTGGCGGCAGAGATAGAGGCCATGCTCGGCCGGATCGGCGGGGATACCGCGCTTTCCGCCGCCTAG
- a CDS encoding ABC transporter substrate-binding protein, whose product MFALLPCAATGNAPPAAANKGAVPHRIVSLNLCADQLLVALADRDQIAGLTRYASDPEMSAVASQAKGLPVFGGSAEEVMAADPDLVVGMPARRNPAIAVLRNRHYRSLDLKSAHDYDEIVASIRDVARAVGHPQRGEALIARMNADLAGIPRARGGKVAAYYQRRGYLTGTGTLIDDLMVRVGLVNLAGQLGKPSLSQMSLEEMAMARPDYIVIDSATQKVSDQGTEMIHHPILRDIPRVAIPQAWTVCGGPAYVKAARSLARQVNAR is encoded by the coding sequence ATGTTCGCGCTCCTTCCGTGCGCGGCGACCGGGAATGCCCCTCCTGCCGCGGCAAACAAGGGCGCGGTTCCGCATCGCATCGTATCGCTCAATCTTTGCGCCGACCAGTTGCTGGTGGCTCTGGCCGACCGTGACCAGATCGCCGGACTTACGCGCTATGCTTCCGATCCCGAAATGTCCGCCGTGGCGTCTCAAGCGAAGGGGCTGCCCGTTTTCGGAGGGTCGGCGGAGGAGGTCATGGCGGCGGATCCCGATCTCGTGGTGGGCATGCCGGCAAGACGCAATCCGGCCATCGCGGTGCTGCGGAACCGCCATTATCGCTCGCTCGATCTCAAGTCGGCGCATGACTATGACGAGATAGTCGCCTCCATACGCGACGTGGCGCGGGCGGTGGGACATCCGCAGCGCGGAGAGGCACTGATTGCGCGAATGAACGCCGATCTCGCCGGAATTCCCCGCGCGCGCGGCGGCAAGGTTGCGGCCTATTACCAGCGCCGGGGCTATCTCACCGGCACCGGCACGCTGATCGACGACCTGATGGTGCGGGTCGGCCTCGTCAATCTGGCAGGACAGCTAGGAAAACCGTCGCTTTCGCAGATGAGCCTGGAGGAAATGGCGATGGCGCGTCCGGACTACATCGTAATCGACAGCGCCACGCAGAAGGTCTCGGATCAGGGCACCGAGATGATCCATCATCCGATCCTGCGCGACATTCCGCGCGTCGCGATCCCGCAGGCCTGGACGGTTTGCGGCGGTCCCGCCTACGTCAAGGCGGCGCGCAGCCTTGCGCGGCAGGTCAACGCTCGCTGA
- the trxC gene encoding thioredoxin TrxC, with the protein MPTDRGDALLIACPHCAARNRVPSDRLAAGGKCGRCGQPLFAGVPITLTSANFDAHAARSGIPLLVDFWASWCGPCRQMAPAFAASARLLEPQVRLGKLDTEAESAIAGRYGIRSIPTLILFSQGREIGRQSGAMPERAIVDWTRALLG; encoded by the coding sequence ATGCCCACCGACAGGGGCGATGCCCTGCTGATCGCCTGCCCGCACTGTGCGGCGCGCAACCGGGTGCCGTCCGATCGGCTTGCCGCGGGCGGAAAATGCGGGCGCTGCGGCCAGCCGCTTTTCGCCGGCGTGCCGATCACGCTGACTTCGGCCAATTTCGATGCTCATGCCGCGCGCTCGGGCATCCCGCTGCTCGTCGATTTCTGGGCGAGCTGGTGCGGGCCATGCCGGCAGATGGCGCCTGCCTTTGCGGCCTCGGCCCGGCTGCTGGAGCCGCAGGTCCGCCTCGGCAAGCTCGATACCGAGGCGGAAAGCGCGATTGCCGGGCGCTATGGCATACGCTCGATCCCCACGCTCATCCTGTTTTCGCAGGGCCGGGAGATCGGGCGCCAGTCCGGCGCCATGCCGGAGCGGGCTATCGTGGACTGGACGCGGGCGCTGCTTGGCTGA